One stretch of Paenibacillus sp. FSL R5-0341 DNA includes these proteins:
- a CDS encoding DUF2225 domain-containing protein, producing the protein MELEPLYKVKVTCHYCETEYDTSRVRPSLKRPYRTDSDFCAYYKLENPDFYVVRICPQCGFASTENATEHLNDAQRKAFKEQIGNRWVKRDYSGARTLDQALATYKLALLCAQVIQEKDRVVAGLLHHIAWLYRYMEDHAQEHRFLEFSLEAYVKVFEREGTGGNEAKLLYLLGELNRRVGRFNEAVQWFGKVIHDKRITDAAMIRASREQWAVLREQMISGKMELPEEMLEAEKEAAKRSPL; encoded by the coding sequence GTGGAATTAGAGCCGCTGTATAAGGTGAAGGTAACGTGTCACTATTGTGAAACTGAGTATGACACCTCACGGGTAAGACCAAGCTTGAAAAGACCCTACCGGACGGATTCTGATTTTTGTGCGTACTACAAGCTGGAGAATCCAGATTTTTATGTGGTTCGCATCTGTCCGCAGTGCGGGTTTGCCTCGACGGAGAACGCAACGGAGCATTTAAATGATGCTCAGCGCAAGGCTTTCAAGGAACAGATCGGTAATCGCTGGGTCAAACGTGATTATAGCGGAGCACGGACACTGGACCAGGCGCTGGCTACGTACAAGCTTGCCTTGCTGTGCGCCCAGGTTATCCAGGAAAAAGACCGTGTCGTCGCTGGCCTGCTGCATCATATAGCCTGGTTGTATCGTTATATGGAGGACCATGCACAGGAACATCGTTTTCTTGAATTTAGCCTTGAAGCCTATGTGAAGGTGTTCGAACGTGAAGGAACAGGTGGCAATGAAGCCAAACTGTTGTATTTGCTCGGGGAATTGAATCGCAGGGTAGGCCGGTTCAATGAAGCAGTGCAATGGTTCGGCAAGGTCATACATGACAAGCGAATCACAGATGCGGCTATGATTCGTGCTTCAAGAGAACAGTGGGCGGTGCTGCGCGAACAGATGATTTCAGGCAAGATGGAACTCCCAGAAGAGATGCTGGAAGCAGAGAAAGAGGCTGCAAAGCGCAGCCCCCTCTAA
- a CDS encoding aldose 1-epimerase, with protein sequence MKQVTKGQWNGYDTYILHSRELEITLLPRLGNNIISIRDLVQDRDVVRRPDEDDLAFYLQKPYHFGVPLLIPPGRIHRGQFEYEGVRYQFDQNTANDNHIHGLHRTQSWCVSDIEEDEDGCAITTELLTENEEHWMAQFPIPLKLEMTFSLQNAVFSQRLRVTNLSSTPAPFGMGYHTWFLLDGKPADWTLQVPVSGLYGQNEEQLPTGEIESLGEWSALNEGINLQGRNWDTLLKATEGESATAYLRRQDGYTLKYSADEAFFKHWVLFTKGESDQFLCIEPYTWLPDAPNLALSDEQTGLIRLEPEQPVELFTRIEVIPPTD encoded by the coding sequence ATGAAACAAGTGACCAAAGGCCAATGGAATGGTTACGACACGTATATCCTACATAGCCGTGAATTGGAAATTACCCTGCTGCCGCGTCTTGGAAATAATATTATTTCTATTCGCGATTTAGTGCAGGACAGAGATGTCGTCCGCCGTCCGGATGAAGACGATCTTGCCTTTTATCTGCAGAAGCCGTACCATTTTGGCGTTCCTCTCCTGATTCCACCAGGGCGCATTCATCGTGGACAATTCGAATATGAAGGTGTTCGTTACCAGTTCGATCAGAATACGGCGAATGATAACCATATTCACGGTCTCCACCGTACCCAATCCTGGTGTGTCAGTGACATTGAGGAAGATGAAGACGGCTGTGCAATTACAACCGAATTACTGACTGAAAATGAAGAGCACTGGATGGCTCAATTCCCGATTCCCCTGAAGCTTGAGATGACGTTCAGTCTGCAAAACGCTGTATTTAGCCAGCGTCTGCGAGTCACTAATCTGAGCTCCACGCCTGCTCCTTTTGGGATGGGATATCATACATGGTTTTTGCTAGACGGCAAACCTGCCGACTGGACATTGCAAGTGCCTGTTTCCGGACTATACGGACAGAATGAGGAGCAACTCCCTACAGGTGAAATTGAATCTCTAGGTGAATGGTCTGCTCTGAACGAAGGCATCAACTTGCAGGGACGTAACTGGGATACCTTGTTGAAAGCTACCGAAGGTGAATCAGCCACGGCTTACTTACGCAGACAAGATGGATATACATTGAAATATTCAGCAGATGAAGCATTTTTCAAACATTGGGTTCTCTTCACCAAAGGTGAATCTGATCAGTTCTTGTGCATTGAACCGTACACTTGGCTCCCGGACGCACCCAATTTGGCCTTATCGGATGAGCAGACGGGGTTAATTCGCCTGGAACCGGAACAGCCTGTTGAGCTATTTACACGTATTGAGGTTATACCTCCGACAGACTAA
- the ylbJ gene encoding sporulation integral membrane protein YlbJ produces MAAPQRLTHVLVTLALLLLCVLMVLFPAETWHAGVRGLSIWWDVLFPSLFPFLVLSELLLGFGIVHFLGTLLNPLMRPLFRVPGSGGFVFAVSCASGYPTGAKLTAQLWEQKLVTREEGERLVAFTTSSDPIFMIGAVSVGFFHNVAIAPILVASHYAAAFLVGVLMRFHGGTAKGSPTDISSPSPAEKIHRNRLVRAIYAMHEARKADGRAFGELLRQAVSSSLRLIIIVGGLVVFFSVMMELLVQTGWLGGLYGITEQLLRHSGLPPSLSPSLVGGLFEVTLGNKEAGSAGTSIPLVYKVAAAAFVLSWGGLSVHAQIMSVLSNTPMRYGPFLFARAIHALIAPVLVLLLWTPMMGRSSFPVLMEPGFIPSLSTYTPDWRLIFLSGMIVFASLIVLLLILAILSSLLLPRHAKK; encoded by the coding sequence ATGGCTGCTCCACAACGACTCACCCATGTCCTGGTCACACTCGCTCTCCTGCTCCTTTGTGTGTTAATGGTCTTGTTCCCAGCGGAAACCTGGCACGCAGGTGTACGCGGACTGTCCATCTGGTGGGACGTACTGTTTCCCTCCCTTTTTCCTTTTTTGGTGCTGTCCGAGCTGCTGCTCGGCTTCGGCATTGTTCATTTTTTGGGCACCTTGCTGAATCCATTAATGCGTCCATTGTTTCGTGTTCCGGGAAGCGGTGGTTTCGTATTTGCCGTAAGCTGTGCATCCGGTTATCCTACAGGGGCTAAACTGACCGCCCAGTTATGGGAACAAAAGCTGGTTACCCGGGAAGAAGGAGAACGGCTCGTTGCCTTCACCACATCATCCGATCCAATCTTCATGATTGGAGCGGTATCGGTTGGCTTCTTCCACAATGTCGCCATTGCGCCAATATTGGTTGCGAGCCATTACGCTGCTGCTTTTCTGGTGGGTGTGCTCATGCGTTTCCACGGGGGTACAGCGAAAGGCTCACCGACAGACATCTCTTCTCCATCTCCAGCAGAGAAGATACATCGAAACAGACTGGTTCGTGCCATCTATGCGATGCATGAAGCAAGAAAGGCTGACGGACGGGCATTTGGTGAACTGTTGCGCCAGGCAGTCTCCTCATCCCTTCGCCTTATTATTATCGTAGGGGGGCTGGTTGTATTCTTCTCGGTCATGATGGAGTTACTTGTGCAGACCGGTTGGCTTGGCGGATTGTACGGGATTACCGAGCAATTGCTACGGCATAGCGGATTGCCTCCATCCTTATCTCCTAGCTTGGTTGGTGGGCTATTTGAAGTAACGCTGGGGAACAAAGAGGCTGGGAGTGCCGGGACATCCATCCCTCTCGTCTATAAGGTAGCGGCTGCTGCCTTTGTTCTCTCCTGGGGCGGATTATCCGTACATGCGCAGATTATGAGTGTCCTTAGCAACACCCCCATGAGATATGGTCCCTTTCTATTTGCCAGAGCCATTCATGCGTTAATCGCACCTGTATTAGTCCTGCTGTTGTGGACACCCATGATGGGGCGTTCTTCTTTCCCCGTTCTCATGGAGCCTGGTTTCATCCCATCATTATCGACGTATACACCGGACTGGAGACTGATCTTCCTCTCGGGAATGATTGTTTTTGCAAGCCTCATCGTGTTGTTGCTCATCTTAGCGATATTAAGTTCTCTACTCCTGCCAAGACATGCGAAAAAATAA
- a CDS encoding NAD kinase — MRYYVQDRGDQLSIDLSQQFHALAKEEGFKLDAESPEIVISIGGDGTMLQAFHNFIDRIPDIAFVGVHTGHLGFYADWKKEELRELVRLMSGKGDPERLKPRIVQYPLLELEIRKKSGNSSYIALNEFTLKGVDGTVVAQVDINDVTFEMFRGDGICVSTPSGSTAYNKALGGAMVHPTIEAIQIAEIASINNRVYRTLGSPVILPKHHHCDIFSRKDQRLLMTIDHVNVMVEDLISVRCQVSSHKVSFARFRPYPFWNRVRTAFLD, encoded by the coding sequence TTGAGATACTATGTTCAAGACCGCGGAGACCAGTTATCGATTGATCTCAGTCAGCAGTTTCATGCGCTGGCGAAGGAAGAAGGGTTCAAGCTGGATGCAGAATCGCCGGAGATTGTCATCTCCATCGGGGGCGATGGTACGATGCTACAGGCATTTCACAATTTCATCGACCGCATTCCGGATATTGCTTTTGTTGGGGTTCATACAGGCCATCTCGGCTTTTACGCCGATTGGAAGAAGGAAGAATTACGGGAATTAGTTCGGCTGATGAGTGGCAAGGGAGATCCGGAGCGTCTCAAACCACGTATTGTACAATATCCACTCTTGGAGCTTGAAATTCGTAAAAAGTCGGGGAATTCCTCTTACATCGCCCTTAATGAATTTACGTTAAAAGGTGTAGACGGTACCGTCGTGGCTCAGGTCGATATTAACGATGTAACATTTGAAATGTTCCGTGGGGATGGCATCTGTGTATCCACGCCATCAGGCAGCACGGCATACAACAAAGCCCTCGGCGGTGCTATGGTGCATCCAACCATCGAGGCGATTCAGATTGCGGAGATTGCATCGATTAATAACCGGGTCTATCGGACACTTGGTTCACCGGTTATTCTGCCCAAGCATCATCATTGTGATATTTTCTCGCGCAAGGATCAGCGGTTATTGATGACGATTGATCATGTGAACGTGATGGTGGAGGATCTGATCTCCGTCCGTTGTCAGGTATCCAGCCACAAGGTCAGTTTCGCGCGTTTCCGTCCTTATCCATTCTGGAACCGGGTTCGCACGGCATTTCTTGACTAA
- a CDS encoding YutD family protein, which produces MEEEKITEQIQDQLQGQIQEPVQESVVESVEEKPKEPVIVQIGGKNYEIVQNHKEGWNPEVFRDRYSEVLERYDYIIGDWGYSQLRLKGFYRDNHPKATKDSTIASIVDYINEYCNFGCAYFVLQKSKDQPQAKAKSGS; this is translated from the coding sequence TTGGAAGAAGAAAAAATCACAGAACAGATTCAGGACCAGCTTCAGGGACAGATCCAGGAGCCGGTTCAGGAATCGGTTGTTGAGTCAGTTGAGGAAAAGCCCAAAGAACCGGTCATTGTACAGATCGGCGGCAAAAATTATGAAATCGTCCAGAACCACAAAGAGGGCTGGAACCCAGAGGTCTTCCGTGATCGTTACAGTGAAGTGCTGGAGCGTTATGATTATATTATCGGGGACTGGGGTTATAGCCAGTTAAGGTTAAAAGGTTTTTACCGCGATAACCATCCAAAAGCGACGAAGGATTCCACGATTGCCAGTATTGTGGATTATATCAATGAATATTGTAACTTTGGCTGTGCGTACTTTGTGCTTCAGAAGAGCAAGGATCAGCCTCAAGCCAAAGCAAAAAGCGGTTCCTGA
- a CDS encoding alpha/beta-type small acid-soluble spore protein has translation MYGSQNQGSGSRSNNLVVPQATAALQQLKIEAAQELGVTIPQDGYYGNYTSRETGSLGGYITKRLVQIAEQQLSGRS, from the coding sequence ATGTACGGAAGTCAAAACCAAGGTAGCGGTAGCCGCTCCAACAACCTGGTCGTTCCCCAAGCAACTGCAGCATTGCAACAATTGAAAATTGAAGCTGCACAAGAGCTGGGTGTAACTATTCCACAAGATGGTTACTACGGTAACTATACTTCCCGTGAGACAGGTTCTCTGGGTGGATACATCACAAAACGTCTGGTGCAAATCGCTGAGCAGCAATTATCGGGTCGTTCGTAA
- a CDS encoding M3 family oligoendopeptidase, whose protein sequence is MKTPLNPVWDLESIFSGGSSSESFAAYLIELEEDVRKLQHLLNETPAPTSLEETAAFDAILELLQSCYIRISEGSAFVSCLSSQNQKDKKATQLQGAISSLAAMLNGSKSKFDNTLSQTSDSVWDAWIAREDIQPLAFVLNESRTLAREKLSPELEGLALDLGVDGYHGWGKFYNTIVSKVNIPFEQDGEMVMLSAGQAANKLSDSDRNVRETVFANWEQAWTDVEDFCADTLNHLAGFRLKLYEKRGWDDILKEPLAINRMSRQTLDTMWNVINGAKPALVQYLERKAELLGVDKLSWSDVDAPVGQSSGKITYDEAAMTIVEQFAKFSPKLSSFAEMAFEKRWIEAEDRPGKRPGGFCTSLPLSKATRIFMTFSGTPSNVSTLAHELGHGYHQHIMEELPALNQRYAMNVAETASTFAELIVADALVQAATDEQEKLALLEDKIQRSVAFFMNIHARFLFENRFYEQRKKGLVNADELSKLMVEAQQEAFCGVLATDHPHFWASKLHFYLTGVPFYNFPYTFGYMFSAGIYARAQQEGTAFAGKYDDLLRDTGRMTVEELAQKHLGTDLTQPDFWQNAADLVIADIEQFLQMTATEK, encoded by the coding sequence ATGAAAACGCCATTAAACCCAGTATGGGATCTGGAGTCCATTTTTAGTGGAGGTTCTTCCTCCGAATCATTTGCTGCGTATCTGATTGAACTGGAAGAGGATGTACGCAAACTGCAACATTTGTTGAATGAAACACCCGCACCGACTTCATTAGAAGAGACGGCTGCTTTTGATGCCATTTTGGAATTGCTGCAGAGCTGCTATATCCGCATTTCGGAAGGTTCTGCGTTTGTATCCTGTCTCTCATCACAAAACCAGAAAGACAAGAAGGCAACGCAGCTTCAGGGAGCCATCAGTTCTCTTGCTGCGATGCTGAACGGCAGTAAGTCGAAGTTCGATAATACACTTAGTCAGACATCGGATTCGGTGTGGGACGCGTGGATTGCTCGGGAAGATATTCAGCCGCTGGCATTTGTATTGAACGAGAGTCGCACGCTAGCTCGTGAGAAGCTTTCGCCGGAACTGGAAGGCCTTGCTTTGGATCTGGGAGTGGATGGGTACCATGGTTGGGGCAAATTCTATAATACGATTGTCAGCAAGGTGAACATTCCTTTTGAGCAAGATGGAGAAATGGTAATGCTGTCCGCAGGACAGGCTGCCAACAAGCTGAGTGATAGTGATCGGAATGTACGCGAGACGGTATTTGCAAACTGGGAGCAGGCTTGGACCGATGTCGAAGATTTCTGTGCAGACACGCTGAACCACCTCGCAGGATTCCGTCTGAAGTTGTATGAGAAACGTGGCTGGGATGATATCCTCAAAGAACCTCTAGCCATCAACCGGATGTCACGTCAGACACTGGATACGATGTGGAATGTGATTAACGGGGCTAAACCTGCGCTTGTTCAATATCTGGAGCGCAAGGCAGAACTGCTGGGGGTAGACAAGCTCAGCTGGAGCGACGTTGATGCACCTGTAGGCCAATCGAGTGGCAAGATCACTTACGATGAGGCAGCAATGACTATTGTTGAACAATTTGCCAAGTTCAGTCCTAAACTTTCTTCGTTTGCAGAGATGGCTTTTGAGAAACGCTGGATCGAAGCAGAAGACCGTCCTGGCAAGCGCCCAGGAGGATTCTGTACGTCTTTGCCACTTAGCAAAGCAACCCGGATTTTCATGACCTTCTCCGGGACGCCATCCAATGTGTCGACTCTTGCGCATGAACTTGGTCATGGATATCATCAACACATTATGGAAGAGTTGCCTGCATTGAATCAGCGCTATGCGATGAATGTGGCCGAGACAGCTTCCACGTTTGCTGAACTGATTGTAGCAGATGCCCTGGTACAGGCAGCAACAGATGAGCAAGAGAAGCTGGCGTTGTTGGAAGACAAGATACAGCGAAGTGTGGCATTCTTTATGAATATCCATGCCCGGTTCCTGTTTGAGAATCGTTTCTATGAGCAACGAAAAAAAGGATTGGTCAATGCGGATGAGTTATCCAAATTGATGGTGGAGGCACAGCAGGAAGCATTCTGCGGTGTACTTGCAACAGATCATCCGCATTTCTGGGCCTCCAAACTGCATTTCTACCTGACAGGTGTGCCATTCTATAACTTCCCATACACGTTTGGGTACATGTTCAGTGCGGGAATCTATGCGAGAGCACAGCAAGAAGGTACAGCATTTGCAGGTAAATATGATGACTTGTTGCGGGATACAGGACGTATGACGGTCGAAGAACTGGCCCAGAAACATTTGGGTACGGACCTGACACAACCGGATTTCTGGCAAAATGCTGCGGATTTGGTCATTGCCGATATTGAGCAGTTTTTGCAGATGACAGCAACTGAAAAATAG
- a CDS encoding globin gives MNPSLSIYDNLGGERGVRALVEAFYPIVQQNEQLAPLFPENIQPVIDKQYMFLSQFFGGPGLFSEAFGHPMMRARHMHFEVTVERAEAWLACMNQALTQIGVEEPLHSFILQRLSGPAHHFVNTP, from the coding sequence ATGAATCCCAGTTTGAGTATTTATGACAATCTTGGTGGTGAGAGAGGTGTTCGTGCACTGGTCGAGGCTTTCTATCCGATCGTTCAGCAGAATGAGCAACTGGCTCCACTTTTCCCGGAAAATATTCAGCCGGTCATCGACAAGCAGTATATGTTTTTGTCTCAATTTTTTGGAGGACCAGGGCTGTTCTCCGAGGCGTTTGGCCATCCGATGATGCGTGCCCGTCATATGCATTTTGAAGTGACGGTTGAACGGGCTGAGGCCTGGCTTGCATGTATGAACCAAGCGTTAACACAGATTGGTGTGGAAGAGCCCTTGCATTCGTTTATCCTGCAGCGTTTATCTGGGCCTGCGCACCATTTTGTAAATACACCGTAG
- a CDS encoding YycC family protein, with the protein MKPLQVSADTAVKLAESLGVPLEHLMHMPQHILMQKIAELAKQEASKPSATEGEKE; encoded by the coding sequence ATGAAACCTTTACAAGTATCGGCTGATACAGCCGTCAAATTAGCAGAATCCTTGGGCGTGCCTTTGGAGCACCTGATGCACATGCCCCAACATATCCTGATGCAGAAGATTGCGGAACTCGCCAAACAAGAAGCTTCCAAACCTTCTGCAACAGAAGGCGAAAAAGAATGA